The genomic region TATACTATAAGAATCACATTTGATCCTAATTATATAACTCCAGAACCGCAATCAAGAGCCATCATTAAATATGTAGAtctaaaagataaaaattttgGAAAATACTTAAGAAAGAAttaaatcataaaaaataaaataataaaaaaaataaataattaaaaggattatatatatatatatatatatatatatatgtatgtatgtataaaataaagacataaatatataaacgaTAAACATCAATTTGCTCATAAATCAGTATCTATGCTTTTTTCAATACATAcaattgtttttatattttacaattTAGTGTACTTTTAATGACAGcaatgttataataatatatataaatgaaaaaaaaaatatatatatatatatatcatgaattaaattataagctcattttttttattattttattttatattatttttttattttattttttatttttttttttatttttttttttatttttttttttttattttttttttttttggggggGGGCAATAGGGAAAGAAATATCTTCGAGTCCTTCCACATCTTCGTGTGATGTTTGTTCATTTTTACAAcatttttatgattattcATATGGTATAATTATGTGCATCTGTAtgacattatatatataaatacagacacatataaatatatatatatatatatatatatatgtatatacatttttattttttccccACATGAATCCTTAATATGAgcacacaaatatattacacataTGTGTGTTCTCCTATGAGTTCATAATATCACAATGAGAATGAAAAGACGTAAGAGACAAAACATATAGACataaatatacaattatatatttaataaggaaatataaaatagaaaGTGATAATTATTCACCTtaatcttatttttttcttttatttttttggggattataaaaaaaattttatttaaaacaaaatgtttttataaaaacaattacacattaaaaaaaaataaaaaaaaaatatatatatatataaatatatatatatatatatatatatataattcaaaagacatgttaatattaataataataataataatattattattgaaagaagaaagaaagaaatagTGTTCTCTCTTTTTCCTTATATAATgaacacatatatttttttttatttatataagttaAACTTTGAATTAATAATGACATTacacttattatttttttttttttatagatatTTTGAACGTATGTAATTATTTGCTAATTTATGAGCTAACCTTTTaatttcataaaatttttcgtcaaataaataatcttGAGTTGCCTTTGAAATTAAATCAAAATCTCGAACATCTTGACTATCTATTTCTATATCACCTATATGTGGCACATTAAAtctaaaatatgtattttctCTGTCAGCTAAACGTTGTAATACTTCCCTATGAGTATCATTTGCTCTTGTTAATAAGTGAGTtgaattaattaatatttcaaaGGTTGATGCTGATTTGCTACTAGTACCAGATTGAGTTAATTTTGTAGGTACCTGACCTGTACCTATTGATACTAATGTATCTAAATCCTCTTTAATAAATGtagataaatttttattatttaatcttGCACATTCTTCTAAAGCAATCAAAGCAGGATTACTTGCTTTTAATGCACCATCTACTAAATGTATTTCTggttttatattaattcccaacttttttatatcttctcCACTTGGCCCTTTTAAATATGTTGGTGCAGAAGCAGTTGCCCATGCAGCTAGCCATAAAGGAACTTTATTTATACCATCATATGATTCTGCATTAATcgaattatatttatgtgtataatttctaagtaaaaataatttatatggcTTATGTTTTACATCAGTTGCTGTTacaaaacaataaaattttttataggaTGACATAAATTTATTTCCCATGCGTTCTAAAAATACATCCTTTACATTATTCACATCATATCcttcaaaaaatataccaCTTATTATATTTCGATTTCCTTCAAAAACCTTCTTTATAGTACTTGGCCACATATTACTAATATCCTGTAAATCAATCTCTCTTAATAAAGCTAAGCTTATTAAACCACCTGCACTTGTACCACATACCATATCAAAACAATCTGTTAATTTTATGTCTTCACTTCCTATTTCTTTTCGTAACTCCGTTTCTAATCTGTTTAAAACAAGTAACGTTGATATGGTTAATATCCCCCCTCCATCCAGCGATAAAATGGACACTCTACAAAATGGGagaagtaaataaataaaaataaataaataaatatatatatatatatatatgtatatatgtttgcAGATatgtattttcttattttttatttttacggTTTTTTAAAGGGTGTGTAGGGGTCCCTGGGTATATGATTATACTTTCCACAATAAAGCAACgaatatttacataatatactCATGCCTAAAGACATATATGTATGCACATTTAAATCTAATGTTGCATTatcatatttgttatataaatatatgtacttttttttttggcctGTAACTCTTATTTGATCTTCTGTTTTGAACGTACACGTATACGTTTcagtattatttttatcatcatcatcatatattttagaattcgtatatttattttgtaacattaaattttcataataattagTATTTTTAACTTTAAAAGTACTACTTCTTCTTCTCTcagaattattttcatctagTAATATATCAGTTTGAtctaaattatatttacatattttatttatttcattatttaaattcgAATTATATGTACTTGTTTCTTCATTCTTATTTTCAGTTTCTTCTTGTTCACTACCTACAGTGTTTAGTACACTCTCTGTATTATCATAACTTGAAGGGTTTCTCTTTTCATATTCCCCACCATCcttattcttttttgttataaGTTTGTAATCTAACTCCACCTGCATTCTGGACAAGCCAAAATAGATACCATCCCATTTACtctacaaaaaataaaataaaaataaaataaaataataaaataaaataatgaataaataatgaataaataatgaacTGGTCAGgtaaaaacaaaacaaatactaaataaataatgaactGGTCAggtaaaaacaaaaaaaaaatactaaatatataatgaactggtcaggtaaaaaaaaaaaaaaatactaaataaataatgaagtgttcaggtaaaatatatatatatatattaatttttacattGTTATTGTTTTCCACATAGATAGCATAAAAGCCAGCTTTTCTTAGTTTTATGGAATGTCTATTTTCAATTAATTGTCCATCAAATAAATTcagataataatttttatttacaggAAATAATATGGGATCAATTTGATCAGGATCATTAGATTTAACATTTTcgacattttttatattatcattatcaaaataattatttaatatagtaGAATTTTGTGCTCGGAGTTTAGAATATTCGTTTTCCGCGTTTTTTGTTTCACTTGCACTATACACTTGTTTTTCTCTTTCATATGAATCATCTTTCTCATCATCACTATAATTTTTTGAGAACAAatcagaatatatatatatcttatcatcatcatcactcatttttttttttttttttctaagtAATGAAATGGTTTTCTtatagaataatatatatatgaatgtatatatatatattaaagatagtctaaagaataaataaataaatatatatatatatttatttatttattctttaacggattatttattaatacaacatcatttaaatcattctttttaaataaaaggaaagaaaaaataaatgaatatatatttccacAAATTAATTTATGTTACGTACATaagtattttatatttttacaattcCTCTAttttactaaaaaaaaaaaaaaaaaaaaaaattaaataaatatatacaaatatacaaattttCAAAGTCTTGTTAATATCCCCTATCTTTaagcataaaaaaaaaatactctaaaataacacaaaaaaaaatttaagtctaatataatttactttaaaaatattatataataataaagcaaatcaaatacatatatatttttttttataaatctaaatgaaatacataaatattaaatataaatatatatatatattttatatatatttaatcttATAATGAAAATCTATTGAattacaaacaaaaaaagaataatatttttttaatatatacaattatagtattatatttttattattttatatttttttttttttataatttatatttgcatatataatacaatgtTTGAAAACaggtataaaaaatacaataataataaaatatatatatatatatatattttttttttttttacatactCAATAATTCATATGTTTTTTAAGCATATAtgcccaaaaaaaaaaaatttttttattttaagaataataatgtcaaattaaaaaaagtttattcaatatatttaaaaataaaaatatatatatatatatataatatataatcctttttttttataatattgcaAAATTATTTTGTCGCTCATGCATTATTTCATCCATCCCATTATTACTTCatacttttttttccttttttttttatatttaataaaagaaatattttcctTCCCTCATctctttttacattttttgttACAAATAcggaaaagaaaaagaaaagaaataacatattatatatatcaatttaaatttaaaaagtaatacgtaaattattgaaaataaaaattatgaggtttttttttataggcaaaaaaacaaaaagaaaacattaaaacataaaaatttattaaatataccaaaaaaataaacttatatatattaataacaaatatatttcattttatttcttaaaaaCAATTTTGTTATTGTTtccttataatatatatattataaatgtatatatattatataagaaaatataataataaaattaattattttttcaatgtATGTTCACCACAAATAATGTCATTTATTCTAATACATTAACTTTCTCATATATAGAATCTATTCTTTTCTTCGTATATTGTTTCAgaactttttttatttcactaCCTAATGATTTACATGCACATTCACCATAACTTGTTATCTAAAAATaaggaaattaaaaaaaatatataatacatatatatatatatatatatatatatatataagaatatacaaagtaaatattatatgttttatatatctgCTTACTTCAGCCAAGTTTTTACTATTAAAAAAACTGCCTGCCCCATGATAAAAACAAACAGTCTTTAAATTTAAACATATACCCAATGTTATAGAATTCATTTCATATTTActttgataatatttttcttcctatataaataaaaataattattaaaaaataaaggaaatataAGAACCTTATATGCGTGAAATAGTgtccataaatatatatttacgcaaataaaaaaaattaacaataaagaaatatttttcttttttttttttttaaatatatttaccatTCCATCAAGATCTACAAGATGATACATTTTTTTGGTAACTGGACATATTATCGAAttcttgaaaaaaaaaaaaaaaaaaaaaaattaataaatcgttacttttgtatatataaattataatatttactatatatatatatatatatatgtatagatatatttattttttttcttattactatatttatcgatataataatatctttCATTTGTACTTGTGCCTTTAATAAGGCAAGAGATATACAGGTTAATGTTGCACTTAAACATCctacgaaaaaaaaaaatatatacaaacaataaaatattaatatatacatatatatatatatatatatatatatttgtgttctcatatataattaatttccATATGCTACCTCCATCATCTTGAATTATcaaacattttattttaatagaaCACTGCGGatatttttctaataaaataatatttgaaaTACATTCAATCAATAAACtctttatatcattatctctttcctaataaaaataaaatattaataaaaaaaaaatatatcatataatcatttatattcataatatcaaagggttatataaatattatgaacaaaaccaaaaaaaaaaaatatgaacggttcaggaaaaaaaaaaaaaaaaaaaaaaaaaaaaaaaaaaaaaatcatattatatatatatatatattaccctATCGCTAGCTCCTATTGTGTTAATATTCAAACTTTTGACGTCTAAAAAAACTTTCCCCTTACTATAAGTTGCGTATTTTGAATCTGGATTAGGACCATAtctacaaataataaataaaacaaatatgtaattatatacactttatgatattatacaaacaaatttatattctttcaattttaatatttacacAGTggttaatatttttgtattccCCAATGAATAGAAACATGAAGAACCATAGTTTTCATCTTCTCCTAATTTGATAactaagaaaaaaaaaaaatatatatatatatatatatatttatttatttattttattatatataatatatattgttttatatttttattttaattttaaaaaattacacATATCCCGGATTTCGTTATTCTTGCGATTGTTTATCCTTTTGAAACTTCCATTATTCAAATTTTCTTCATAAATTTTCTCAAATTTACTCTTGCAATTGAAATGTGGTAATGGAGCTCTATACTTCGACATTTATACAAATAACTTTATATTAATGT from Plasmodium sp. gorilla clade G2 genome assembly, chromosome: 2 harbors:
- a CDS encoding phospholipase A2, putative, translating into MSDDDDKIYIYSDLFSKNYSDDEKDDSYEREKQVYSASETKNAENEYSKLRAQNSTILNNYFDNDNIKNVENVKSNDPDQIDPILFPVNKNYYLNLFDGQLIENRHSIKLRKAGFYAIYVENNNNSKWDGIYFGLSRMQVELDYKLITKKNKDGGEYEKRNPSSYDNTESVLNTVGSEQEETENKNEETSTYNSNLNNEINKICKYNLDQTDILLDENNSERRRSSTFKVKNTNYYENLMLQNKYTNSKIYDDDDKNNTETYTCTFKTEDQIRVTGQKKKYIYLYNKYDNATLDLNVHTYMSLGMSILCKYSLLYCGKYNHIPRDPYTPFKKPVSILSLDGGGILTISTLLVLNRLETELRKEIGSEDIKLTDCFDMVCGTSAGGLISLALLREIDLQDISNMWPSTIKKVFEGNRNIISGIFFEGYDVNNVKDVFLERMGNKFMSSYKKFYCFVTATDVKHKPYKLFLLRNYTHKYNSINAESYDGINKVPLWLAAWATASAPTYLKGPSGEDIKKLGINIKPEIHLVDGALKASNPALIALEECARLNNKNLSTFIKEDLDTLVSIGTGQVPTKLTQSGTSSKSASTFEILINSTHLLTRANDTHREVLQRLADRENTYFRFNVPHIGDIEIDSQDVRDFDLISKATQDYLFDEKFYEIKRLAHKLANNYIRSKYL
- a CDS encoding 3'exoribonuclease, putative encodes the protein MSKYRAPLPHFNCKSKFEKIYEENLNNGSFKRINNRKNNEIRDMFIKLGEDENYGSSCFYSLGNTKILTTVYGPNPDSKYATYSKGKVFLDVKSLNINTIGASDRERDNDIKSLLIECISNIILLEKYPQCSIKIKCLIIQDDGGCLSATLTCISLALLKAQVQMKDIIISININSIICPVTKKMYHLVDLDGMEEKYYQSKYEMNSITLGICLNLKTVCFYHGAGSFFNSKNLAEITSYGECACKSLGSEIKKVLKQYTKKRIDSIYEKVNVLE